GGTGTTCGGCACCGACATGGCCCGCGGGGCCGCCCGCGACGGGTCGCTGGCCGCCGCGCTGGTGGCGGCCGACGCATCGCCCACGCAGAGCAAGAAGCTGGTTCCGCTGCTGCAGGCCCGCGGCATACCCTACGCCGTCTGCCTTACGAGAGCCGACATCGGCGCCGCCATCGGGCGGGGGCCGGTTTCGGCCGTTGGATTCACTGACAAGAGTTTTGCGCGCCGTGCCCTGGAGTTGGCGGGCAGTCCGCCACAGGTGCAGGAACGAGCTGGAGGAGAGCCGTACTGATGCGAGTCTTAGAAGTCGCCAAGGAGCTGGGCGTTCCGGCAGAGGCCTTGGTGCACCTCCTCCGGGAGATGGACGTACCCGTTCGCAGCCACATGAGCGACGTGCCCGAGCAGGCCGTCGCCCGGGTGCGCACCGTCATCGAGCGGGAGCGCCGCCACGGCCACGCCGAGGCCGCCGAGGCGGTTTCGGCCGCGCTGGGCGACGCTTCCGCCGCGCCGCGCCGCCGCCGCCGCCGTCGTGAAGACGAGGGCGACGACATTCCCGCCGAGGCTTCGGCCGAGGGGGCGACGCCCACGGCCGCCGCGCAGACCGACGTCGACGCAGGCCCCGCCGCCGGCCAGAAGCCGGCGCAGGCCGACAGCACCGCGTCGCCCATCGCCGACGCGGCCGAGGCCATCGCCGCCGAAGCGGCCATGGAAGCCGCGGACCGCGGCGCCGACCTGGTGACGCGCGGCGGCCAGCCGCCCAGGGACGTCACCGTCGTCGTGGAGTCGGTGGATACCGATTCGGCTG
The sequence above is a segment of the Longimicrobium sp. genome. Coding sequences within it:
- a CDS encoding L7Ae/L30e/S12e/Gadd45 family ribosomal protein; amino-acid sequence: MGLAARARKLVFGTDMARGAARDGSLAAALVAADASPTQSKKLVPLLQARGIPYAVCLTRADIGAAIGRGPVSAVGFTDKSFARRALELAGSPPQVQERAGGEPY